actaataataataataaaatttaaacatatttttatttcaaactttttttaaataaaatatcatcatcatcatctccTCTTTTGAGCAATGTTGTAATTGtgatgaaataaaaataaaaataaaaaatgaaccTAAATGAAAGCAGCCAATAATAAAGCTATTAATGTCCAAATAGTACCCCAGCCAGCTACAGATTTATTACTACCATTACCAGTCTTAGAACTCGAGGTAGTGGTGGATGAAGTAGCAGTAGTTATTGAGCTAGATGCAGAAACAGTTCCACTAGCGGTAACACTTCCACTAGCATTAACAGAAGAACCGCTTGAAGTAGCGTTCACACTAGAAGATCCAGCACTAGATGATGCTGCTTGGGTAGTAAcagtaaaaatattaccacCGGTGTTATAACCACTAGCAAAGCTAGACCAACTATTAGAGTAGTTTGGTGCTTTAATAGCAGAGGGAACAGATGATTTAATAACATCAATATTCTCCTCGCTATTACTATAATCCGCCTCGGCCAAAGAAATCTCCAAGTTGTCTAAATCATAAACAACATAAGCAGTTTGCAAGAACGAATCACCTAAAATGATATAGTCATCATCAGAAGGAATAATACCAAATGCACATAATGTGTCACTATTggtggaaaaaataaaattattcaacGGAGAGTTGATAAGGAAACCACCAAAATCAAATACTAAATTATCGCTGTCTTCAACAGAGTTGCAATCCAACAAATAGACTCCCAATTCAGAACTGTAAGTAGCACCTAAACCATCAGCAACAATTTCGGCCAAAGCCTCAGGGAAGTACACCATGGTGGTACCAGAATCTAACAAGGCTGGCACTTTAGTAGTTGAATATGTAGAATTCTTTTTACCATTGGAGAAACCAATACCTTGCAAAGTAATATCAAACTCGATAGCTGAATTAATATTCTTACTCGAATAAATGTTAACGATTGGTACAGTATACAATTGTCCTGAATATTTAGAATGATCAACTGCACCAAACAAAATCGATCCTGTGGAAGCTGTATCattattcaaaaacaaagaataAGCTGTGACATCAATATCACCACTGGACTTCAAAAGTGCCGGCAAATTATTGTATGTATAAGATTTACCAACAGATTGAGCAGTATAGCCAGTATAAGTGACTTCCAGCCCCTGTAAACCAATACCCAAAACACCAACAGTGGAATTAGTAGTATTTGCAACCGCAAAAGTTAAACCATCTAGACTAACACCATTGATACCTACAACATCTGTACCCCAATTCCCTAATGCAAAGGAATCATCACCGTAAACAATGTAAAAATCCGTATCGTTAGATTTAAAAGTATCGGAATTATTAGGATTAAAAGTACCATATAATTTACAATATGTATAGTCACTAGAACTAGAGGTGCTACTGACACTACCTACAGTCGTTGAGGCTTGGCCTAAAGTCTGGCTTGCTAAGAAAGTGGAAAATTCACTCCAAAAATCAGATACTGCATCTTTTTCCACGCCCTCGACGCTATTTGTGACAGACCTTTTGTCCGTATGTATACCTAGTCCATTTTCAATAAGATCAATAATATCCTCTCTCTTGAAAATATCATCTAAAGCCTTTTCAGCAGTCTTGTCACCCTTGGTGATCTTGTCCTTGGCCTTGTCAAATCCTTCATCAATACCACCTTTAATATCATCTCCAAGATCACTAAAGAAACTTCtcttaaaaatatcatctaAAGCTTCTTCAGCAGCTTTGTCACCCTTGGTAATCTTGTCCTTGGCCTTGTCAAATCCTTCATCAATAGCATCACCAAGTGCCTTAAATAAATCTCTCTTGAAAATATCATCTAAAGCCTTTTCAGCAGTCTTGTCACCCTTGGTGATCTTGTCCTTGGCCTTGTCAAATCCTTCATCAATACCACCTTTAATATCATCTCCAAGATCACTAAAGAAACTTCtcttaaaaatatcatctaAAGCTTCTTCAGCAGCTTTGTCACCCTTGGTAATCTTGTCCTTGGCTTTGTCAAATCCTTCATCAATAGCATCACCAAGTGCCTTAAACAAATCTCTCTTGAAAATGTCATCTAAAGCCTTTTCAGCAGTCTTGTCACCCTTGGTGATCTTGTCCTTGGCCTTGTCAAATCCTTCATCAATACCACCTTTAATATCATCTCCAAGATCACTAAAGAAACTTCTCTTAAAAATGTCATCTAAAGCTTCTTCAGCAGCTTTGTCACCCTTGGTAATCTTGTCCTTGGCTTTGTCAAATCCTTCATCAATAGCATCACCAAGTGCCTTAAACAAATCTCTCTTGAAAATATCATCTAAAGCCTTTTCAGCAGTCTTGTCACCCTTGGTGATCTTGTCCTTGGCCTTGTCAAATCCTTCATCAATACCACCTTTAATATCATCTCCAAGATCACTAAAGAAACTTCtcttaaaaatatcatctaAAGCTTCTTCAGCAGCTTTGTCACCCTTGGTAATCTTGTCCTTGGCTTTGTCAAATCCTTCATCAATAGCATCACCAAGTGCCTTAAACAAATCTCTCTTGAAAATGTCATCTAAAGCCTTTTCAGCAGTCTTGTCACCCTTGGTGATCTTGTCCTTGGCCTTGTCAAATCCTTCATCAATACCACCTTTAATATCATCTCCAAGATCACTAAAGAAACTTCtcttaaaaatatcatctaAAGCTTCTTCAGCAGCTTTGTCACCCTTGGTAATCTTGTCCTTGGCTTTGTCAAATCCTTCATCAATAGCATCACCAAGTGCCTTAAACAAATCTCTCTTGAAAATGTCATCTAAAGCCTTTTCAGCAGTCTTGTCACCCTTGGTGATCTTGTCCTTGGCCTTGTCAAATCCTTCATCAATAC
This Saccharomycodes ludwigii strain NBRC 1722 chromosome II, whole genome shotgun sequence DNA region includes the following protein-coding sequences:
- a CDS encoding uncharacterized protein (similar to Saccharomyces cerevisiae YLR120C | YPS1 | YaPSin (paralog of YDR144C | MKC7)), giving the protein MKISSKASLLVSILSLGGSIDNGIADAFPINKTGKRYVKLDFDKFIGDSYEDSSANNKPYGLLRKRDDSSEVLFEIKNQQSFYSVELSIGTPSQNVTVLLDTGSSDLWVVGSNNPYCQEGSSNNSSKEVSIDELVSAISSMDNEKFRKLDNDDFRFIVNDNRNDIIDLIEDDYKMKQKRSELIETISFNLDDLHKRQTLIDLIEDDINYLDSTKREDLLSFIDEKIKDSPSLYSERDIIDVIEQGLDKIDLKLEKRENLLNFVSQEIKNRADLVHYIDELDNTNKDNKLLLEKRKNVVNLVDLGLTRLQLQNKEDLINLIDESLNKRSFFNLFKALGDAIDEGFDKAKDKITKGDKAAEEALDDIFKRSFFSDLGDDIKGGIDEGFDKAKDKITKGDKTAEKALDDIFKREDIIDLIENGLGIHTDKRSVTNSVEGVEKDAVSDFWSEFSTFLASQTLGQASTTVGSVSSTSSSSDYTYCKLYGTFNPNNSDTFKSNDTDFYIVYGDDSFALGNWGTDVVGINGVSLDGLTFAVANTTNSTVGVLGIGLQGLEVTYTGYTAQSVGKSYTYNNLPALLKSSGDIDVTAYSLFLNNDTASTGSILFGAVDHSKYSGQLYTVPIVNIYSSKNINSAIEFDITLQGIGFSNGKKNSTYSTTKVPALLDSGTTMVYFPEALAEIVADGLGATYSSELGVYLLDCNSVEDSDNLVFDFGGFLINSPLNNFIFSTNSDTLCAFGIIPSDDDYIILGDSFLQTAYVVYDLDNLEISLAEADYSNSEENIDVIKSSVPSAIKAPNYSNSWSSFASGYNTGGNIFTVTTQAASSSAGSSSVNATSSGSSVNASGSVTASGTVSASSSITTATSSTTTSSSKTGNGSNKSVAGWGTIWTLIALLLAAFI